In the Salvia miltiorrhiza cultivar Shanhuang (shh) chromosome 8, IMPLAD_Smil_shh, whole genome shotgun sequence genome, GTGAATCTTATAgctttttattttccttttttttttttaaaaaaaacttgtttttccttttctttttcttttttttaattagtgtaaTTTTGTATCTATATACTATTATGTCGTCGTGCAAGAAAAGATTATGCTATGTATCCTATGTGAGCATCACTCACGTTTAATTAATGTTAGCAtttttgatatatttattttaattctaatacctcataaattattattgagattattaattttataaattgcaTAAAATCATAGCTTGATTTGTTCTTTCTATTAATTATTTAGAATTAATGAACAAAACCAATGATTTGatctaatttataaaaataatgcttaataataatttgtaatattatagtgttatttCAATATTATAGTGTTTTTTTCAaccttatagtgtcatttaaaatattatagtatcgTTTACAATCTTAcagtgtcaattacaggaagtgtcatttatattttcgaataatgtcaattatatgCAATGTCATTTACATTGTTATACTATTAATTAtacgtagtgtcatttgtataaccgaataatgtaaattacaggcagtgtcatttgtataactgaatagtgtcatttacacgattcgAATCAGAATGCCGGGTCATAGTGCGGGTCATGGTGTGAATGCGAGTGCAATCGATTACACCCAAAACCACCTCTATAAAATATATAGCATAATATTTGTCCGTACATAGATACATATGTATTGCAAAAATAAAGACCAACGACTTTTATAGCAAATGTTTTAGCAGCGCATTGAAAAAGCCCGAAATTAGGGACTCTTCGAAATCTGAAGGGTTTTCGTCAATCTATACCGGGTTGGGCTCACTCTAGCAAGATATGTTGCTaagtattttaataattaattaatactcgctCCTTGGATTATTTCGCGAAACTCGAGCACTTTCAttatatgataatttttttttctttattcaccttttcatttttttcacttattatatttaataaacaaAATATTAACTCCTTGTCGAAAAAAATTGCTCAAACTTGACGAGacaaatggagtattatttatcatGTCATTCTTTTGTTAAACCAAATAACGCATTACTGCTAGTACTAACTACTAAgatgaattattattttgaatggtCGAACACTAAAAAATGGGAAGAACAATACGGATAGAGCCCGATAGAACAAAAGtgataaaatctatataatatataaaagagaagtATAACGGTtactttttcccaccaaaatttctctctcctcacttttctttttttattttgattctcttttaaaaatcataaactttgattcataaaaaaatattcaatatggaagttaaattaaagataatgacaagatctttaatttgatgtaaaaattatataaaataaataagttattatatttaaattatatttaatatatgtatttatttatataaaatatctttcaatttcaacattggtcgtgcatcgcacgagcgggcataCTAgtggaaaataaaaataagttagtGTCACAGAATGTAGGATAAAAAGGTTAGGTGTTGTGGCTCGAGCTTTATGGGCTTTTAGATTGTCACAAAAAGTGAGCCCAAAATCCAACCTGATTGCACTCCAATTGACCCAATTAAAAATAAGATCAAATAGAATATGTAAAAtcaccaattaaaaaaaataaaatcttttgttatataaataaaaggtAATTGGATTGACAAAGATGAAATTTGTCTTATACTCCTAcaagaaaagacaaaaaaaaagcaGATTTTTTAagtcaaaaagaaggaaaaaagtAAAAGGGTAGATTCGTCAAATACGTACTTTGGCTCTAGCAGTATCGCGAGCCTTCTGGAAACTGTTTTCCCGGCAAAAATTCACCTCTTTAAATGCAGTAATTTTTTTAGGCGGTTTTAAATGCAATTCTGCTTCTGGAGTCTACCATTTTGTATTGTTGTTTACTCTCTTAAGTTTCTAACTCTATCCCTAATCCTATTTGGAAGTTGAAAATGAGGTAATACTTTCCGTCTGAAGCATATTGAAGAATGCTTGCTTAATGAACTTAATACTCTCAGGATTGTTTGTGCTCTACTTATATTTTTCCGATAGTAATTATTGATTGTATTTGGATGAAGTTAGTTGAATTTTGtgttaattttcaatattcaattggCAAGGTCTTTCAAATTGTTGCCAGTTTGCTTTAGTTGTAGTGGCTTGATTTCCAATCATATTGAATCCTTGTGTTTGCTTGTTAGTTGTTACCAGAAAATATGCTAACACTTGTTTATAACTGAAAATTGTATTTAACTGCTGGAGTTATCTCATTGACTTGGTTGATTGAGTACGTGCCTTTTCCGATCCCTTAGGCTAGACAAAGATAGCATCTCTATTTCCCCCCTCTTCATTGCAGTGATTCATCAACTTTCTACTCTCTAGGCTTTACCAGGGTTGTTAGTTGTTACTAGTAATAGTTCTTACTCCGGTATGGGCGTTGTATGATGCattattgagtatttttatcctcaaaattaggattttttcaatttcaacttttcaatgggatatgaatcaagcaaactagctcaaatgataaTAATCAACGACTTGGGATATCCAAAGTTGCAATTTTTTCATTCTAGTAAATAAGGGATTAGTCTTACTCTTTTAATCTATCAAGTAAACACCTCCTTATGGAATCAAGATGGAAATTTTACTATATTTTCTGTTGTGCAGCCGGCATCCTGAAGTGAAGTGGGCTGAACGGGAGGATAAGGTGTTTCTTACCGTGGTGCTTCCAGATGCTAAGAATCCTAAGGTCAATGTTGACCCAAATGGAACATTCACGTTTTCAGCCTCTGCTGGGACAGACAACAATCTTTATGAGCTCAAACTAGATCTTCTTGATAAAATCAATGTAGAGGTGAGATGCTTTTGCCACTGCTCCTTTCTCTTTTTCCAAATGGTGAGAAGTCTTGTTATGTACTCTGAATTGAGGAGACATACTTGGTTAGTTGAAACCCTGAAATTCCTTTGAAGTAGATGTAGATATACTGCCCAAGCTTTCTCAGGAAAGAGAACTGATGTCTTGCTTTACGATCAcaaatttgaaaacaaaatGTGCCTGAAGTGTGGCAATATGTTCCGGCGTGCTCCTTCAGTTGACTTATAACAAAATTATAGCACTGTTCTGGCTCTTTAGCTAAGTTAGTAAGATGATGGGATTGCCTCCTTAATGGTAGAAAATGTTGTAATCTTTTTGCCAAAGTGGGATCAATTTTGCTATTTagtttttttcttatatttggaTGATCTGCAAATGTGACCATCTAATTTGAAGTTGCATTTTTCAGGAGAGCAAAATAAGCATTGGTGTGAGGAACATATTCTGTGTCTTGGAGAAAGCTGAAAACAAATGGTGGAAGAAATTATTACGTGGAGATGAAAAGATACATTATGTGAAAGTAGACTGGGATAAGTGGGTAGATGAAGATGACGAGATAGGTACAATTATCTTCTTTCCGCTTGGGTATTTTACGAGTTTTGACATGTATCAAAAGATAGTGATAATGTTTGTTGCAACTTGTTCAGGAGGAGGAGCTGGCGATCTTGATTTGGGCGGAATGGATTTCTCGGTAGGTTTTATCTACTTGTTGGTATCATaaagaatttattctatgaagcTCTAATGTAAATTAATTTGGTTTTGTTGTACAGAAATTTGGTGACATGGGTCTTGGTGATGATACCGTGGGGGATGAGTATGAGGAGAGTGACAATGAAGGTAGTGTTTGAACTGTGTATATATACCCAAAATGAGGAACTGGTTTTATACATGTTTGTTGCTGCATTGAATTGGTAAATGTATCTAGGGTCTTTAGGGAGTAGTCTGCATTTTGGTTATGGTGCAAGGGATCACAATTCCATACCAACATCACTCTTAAGCACTTGTTTGATATCCATGTTTGGAAATGAACTTGTTAATAATAGTAAGATAAGTAATACAATGAATAGTAATAAATAGTTGCTGCATCTTTAAGATTAGTTATCCAAAGGTGAGGTGAGATCAAATTGGTTTTCTGTGGTGGAGTAATAAATATGTAGTATGTTGATTTGCAGAGGTGAAGCAGCCCGAAGAAGAGAAGGTTGACGATGCAGCTCCCGGAGAAGCTTCATGAGGGAAATGTATTTTTGGATTAGCCGGGCAATTTGTGTTTGTATGAATTCATCTTTGTGTTGTTGCAACGTAACTTGACTTAGAATGTATAAATTGATGGATGCTATT is a window encoding:
- the LOC131000446 gene encoding uncharacterized protein OsI_027940-like yields the protein MSRHPEVKWAEREDKVFLTVVLPDAKNPKVNVDPNGTFTFSASAGTDNNLYELKLDLLDKINVEESKISIGVRNIFCVLEKAENKWWKKLLRGDEKIHYVKVDWDKWVDEDDEIGGGAGDLDLGGMDFSKFGDMGLGDDTVGDEYEESDNEEVKQPEEEKVDDAAPGEAS